One genomic segment of Pedobacter endophyticus includes these proteins:
- a CDS encoding hybrid sensor histidine kinase/response regulator transcription factor — translation MKKYILVACFFTVLFQSVSAIDLSKYRFHVMPETSYYGGIQSIAKDSLGRMWYTGPDALFMYDGNSFYQLNDIVFAIQPKVKWGYGSVVRDKKGSLFVSTGNGLLKFDYQKFAFNLVVSGRIRSVCLHDDGKLYILSGDTLKRYDDKTKKTDFFPLPKNQSSNNLISVKGNIFLTQDAVLQKVDMDRKRLVPFANFGAVTNAVNDGLSYRGLYYFLTQRGGIYVTDEAGNLKQKIPVVVAGSQSMLSKKLYIDQTGIMWVATQAGLFFYDPVAGTSNYLRMNLNDAFSLPTNSIWTIYADPDQGAWIGTYGGKIAYCSLYDSRVRYFNPSPGGLNHPVVSSFQEDHLGNIWIGTEGGGLNYWNRQTDAFNHYLKSQGNSPNSNMIKRLKFDQTNKQLAISAYSGGIGYHDMNSKSFSSLDFFSPESKQPLTVYDFVRDHEGTWWMSDPDRSFFYRKKQNGPVELVRVTGADGKVLTSEVEAVFINKQNQLCLVTHQGFFIVDPNNLKVIKHYLIKDPSYAANYLCSFVEASNGDFWFGTLGRGVNVLKKDGTYLNYGPANGLTAKMVFAILEDEASKNMWLSTNDGLYLYDSKTRVFDKARFYQENSCGSFYIRSAYKTSKGEMLFGGTNGFMLFDPAFLNKNPQKPKVFFTGFLVNNNLVTAHSENSPLEKDIASLSNQKEDRIQLSSSQSNVEIRFSADSYLSADKNQFAYRMIGLGEKWQTSHANQKSVQFLNLPGGDYTFEIKASNNDGLWGDEISRLYIHVDPPFFLSWWAYCFYFIVVASLLFFITRYYTNKKVFQERLALEALKEQNMQELSQARTDFFTNISHDLKTPLTLVIQPLKQLKETLATNDSAVGYMGLIEKNVSRIQRMISQLLRFREIESQKITLNPQIGDFITFVKDLFGLFELYANKKEIETNIAGHKDNLMVAFDYDVIEKILTNLFSNALKYTPNKGYVGVRIYSSTDEEKERLALKLDEQEIEYISIEVLNSGDGFSEEQIATLFTSFNRLSSHRPTFEESSGLGLAIVKKLVDVLNGKIWMVNKTDKISFTIMLPLKKQAGTGDMQSTVYDYTISEIDDIVMQDTEEPQNGATGLRKADNILLIEDDPQLRAYLEQRLAEKYHVYTASDGAEGMTKAEKIYPQLIITDLIMPKKNGLDVCRSLRQNFKTSHIPIIMISGNGDDNQNKIKALEYGASVFIDKPFDVDYLLQQTETILKNQQELKEKYSKRIQVDPSNVTVTSMDEELLRKAMKVIEENIANANYSVEGFVSDMNVGRTILYQKINDIVGMSIKEFILNIRLKRSAYLLEKSDLTVAEVAYETGFNNAKYFSVCFKKQFDLSPSEFKKKTAGSLKK, via the coding sequence ATGAAAAAATACATCCTTGTCGCTTGTTTTTTTACGGTGCTTTTTCAAAGTGTCTCCGCAATCGATCTCTCCAAATATCGATTTCATGTAATGCCAGAAACTTCTTACTACGGTGGGATACAGAGCATCGCAAAAGATAGTTTGGGAAGGATGTGGTACACAGGCCCTGATGCGCTTTTTATGTACGATGGCAATAGTTTTTACCAGTTAAACGATATTGTTTTTGCCATTCAGCCCAAAGTAAAGTGGGGATATGGTTCGGTAGTTAGAGATAAAAAAGGGAGTCTTTTTGTAAGTACCGGAAATGGTTTATTGAAATTCGATTATCAAAAATTCGCATTCAATTTAGTAGTTAGTGGCCGAATACGGTCAGTTTGTTTACACGATGATGGTAAGCTGTATATTTTATCGGGCGATACACTGAAACGCTATGATGATAAAACGAAGAAAACAGATTTTTTTCCTCTTCCTAAAAATCAGTCATCTAATAACCTGATAAGCGTAAAAGGAAATATATTTCTTACCCAGGATGCAGTATTGCAAAAGGTAGATATGGACAGAAAAAGATTGGTGCCATTTGCCAATTTTGGGGCGGTTACCAATGCCGTTAATGATGGTTTATCCTATCGCGGTTTGTATTATTTCCTTACGCAGAGAGGAGGAATTTACGTTACTGATGAAGCCGGAAATCTGAAGCAAAAAATTCCGGTGGTGGTGGCGGGCAGTCAATCTATGCTTTCCAAAAAATTATACATCGATCAAACAGGGATAATGTGGGTAGCTACGCAGGCGGGCTTGTTTTTTTACGATCCCGTAGCTGGAACAAGCAATTACCTGCGCATGAACCTTAACGATGCTTTTTCGCTGCCAACAAACTCTATCTGGACGATTTATGCAGATCCCGACCAGGGTGCGTGGATAGGGACTTATGGTGGAAAAATCGCCTATTGTTCGCTTTACGATTCGCGGGTACGTTACTTTAATCCCAGTCCCGGTGGGCTCAACCATCCCGTTGTAAGCAGCTTTCAGGAAGATCATTTGGGTAACATCTGGATTGGAACCGAAGGTGGTGGACTGAACTATTGGAACAGACAAACCGATGCTTTTAATCACTACCTCAAATCGCAGGGCAATTCGCCCAATTCTAATATGATCAAGCGTTTAAAGTTCGATCAAACGAATAAACAACTGGCTATTTCGGCATACAGCGGTGGCATCGGCTACCACGATATGAATAGCAAATCTTTCAGCAGCCTGGATTTCTTTTCTCCGGAAAGTAAACAGCCGTTAACAGTTTACGATTTTGTTCGTGATCATGAAGGAACCTGGTGGATGAGTGATCCGGACCGGTCTTTTTTTTACAGAAAAAAGCAAAATGGCCCCGTTGAGTTAGTGAGGGTAACGGGTGCCGATGGAAAGGTATTGACTTCAGAAGTAGAAGCAGTATTTATTAACAAGCAAAACCAACTTTGTTTAGTTACGCATCAGGGCTTTTTTATTGTCGATCCAAACAACCTCAAAGTAATAAAACATTACCTGATCAAAGATCCGTCTTATGCAGCAAATTACTTGTGTAGCTTTGTTGAGGCATCGAATGGTGATTTTTGGTTTGGAACACTGGGCAGGGGTGTAAATGTCCTCAAAAAGGATGGAACCTACCTAAATTATGGTCCGGCTAATGGTTTGACTGCCAAAATGGTTTTCGCGATTTTGGAAGACGAAGCTTCGAAGAATATGTGGTTAAGCACCAATGATGGTTTGTACTTATACGACAGTAAAACCAGGGTGTTTGATAAAGCCAGGTTTTACCAGGAAAACAGCTGCGGATCTTTCTACATCCGCTCTGCCTATAAAACAAGCAAAGGCGAAATGTTGTTCGGTGGAACCAATGGTTTCATGCTGTTTGATCCTGCTTTTCTAAACAAAAACCCACAAAAGCCGAAAGTGTTCTTTACCGGGTTTTTAGTGAATAACAATCTGGTAACGGCACACTCAGAAAATTCTCCTTTAGAAAAAGATATTGCCAGTCTTTCTAATCAAAAAGAAGATAGAATACAACTTTCGAGCAGCCAATCGAATGTAGAAATCAGGTTTTCGGCCGACAGTTATTTATCTGCAGATAAAAACCAGTTTGCCTACCGCATGATAGGTTTAGGAGAGAAGTGGCAAACCAGCCATGCCAATCAAAAATCGGTACAGTTCCTCAATCTGCCTGGCGGAGATTATACTTTCGAAATTAAGGCTTCTAACAATGACGGACTTTGGGGCGATGAAATTTCGAGGTTGTATATTCATGTAGATCCCCCGTTTTTTCTTTCATGGTGGGCCTATTGCTTTTACTTTATTGTAGTGGCTTCTTTGCTCTTTTTCATTACCAGATATTACACCAATAAGAAGGTTTTCCAGGAAAGGTTAGCTTTAGAAGCTTTGAAAGAGCAAAATATGCAGGAATTAAGCCAGGCTCGTACAGATTTTTTTACCAATATTTCGCATGATTTAAAAACGCCCCTCACCCTGGTAATTCAGCCACTGAAGCAGTTAAAGGAAACGTTAGCTACCAACGACAGTGCGGTGGGTTATATGGGTTTGATTGAGAAAAATGTATCCAGAATACAAAGAATGATCAGCCAGTTGTTGCGTTTCCGCGAAATTGAAAGTCAAAAAATTACGCTTAATCCGCAAATCGGCGATTTCATCACCTTCGTTAAAGATCTTTTTGGATTATTTGAGCTCTACGCTAACAAGAAAGAAATTGAAACCAATATTGCTGGCCATAAAGATAACCTGATGGTTGCTTTTGATTACGATGTGATTGAGAAAATCTTGACCAACCTATTCTCCAATGCGTTAAAATATACACCAAACAAGGGTTATGTCGGTGTTCGGATCTATAGCTCAACCGATGAGGAAAAAGAACGTTTAGCGCTAAAATTAGATGAACAGGAAATTGAATATATTTCAATCGAAGTCTTAAATAGTGGTGATGGATTTTCCGAAGAACAGATTGCAACACTTTTCACTTCGTTTAATCGCTTATCATCGCACCGGCCAACTTTTGAAGAAAGTTCCGGATTGGGTTTAGCGATTGTAAAAAAATTGGTTGATGTGTTGAACGGAAAAATCTGGATGGTAAATAAAACAGATAAAATTTCTTTCACGATTATGCTGCCGCTCAAAAAACAGGCTGGTACGGGAGATATGCAATCTACGGTTTATGATTACACCATTTCGGAGATCGACGATATTGTTATGCAAGATACTGAAGAACCACAAAATGGTGCCACAGGCTTAAGAAAGGCAGATAATATTTTGCTGATTGAGGATGATCCGCAATTGCGGGCCTATTTGGAACAACGCCTGGCTGAAAAGTACCATGTGTATACGGCCAGCGATGGCGCAGAGGGAATGACCAAGGCAGAAAAAATCTATCCTCAACTGATTATTACGGATTTGATTATGCCGAAAAAAAATGGTTTGGATGTTTGCCGCAGTTTAAGGCAGAATTTTAAAACCAGTCACATTCCAATTATTATGATTTCGGGCAATGGCGATGATAATCAGAATAAAATAAAGGCATTGGAATACGGTGCGAGTGTGTTTATTGATAAACCCTTCGATGTTGATTATCTGTTGCAGCAAACAGAAACCATTCTTAAAAATCAACAGGAACTGAAAGAAAAATACAGTAAACGTATTCAGGTAGATCCTTCAAATGTGACGGTAACCTCAATGGATGAGGAGTTACTGAGGAAAGCGATGAAGGTGATTGAAGAGAATATTGCCAACGCTAATTATTCTGTCGAAGGTTTCGTATCGGATATGAATGTGGGCAGGACAATCCTATACCAGAAAATTAATGACATTGTAGGCATGTCTATCAAGGAGTTTATTCTTAACATCCGTCTGAAAAGAAGTGCCTATCTGCTGGAAAAGTCAGATTTAACGGTGGCAGAAGTAGCCTATGAAACGGGTTTCAATAATGCAAAATACTTTAGTGTTTGTTTTAAGAAGCAGTTCGATTTAAGTCCTTCAGAGTTTAAAAAGAAAACAGCCGGGAGTTTGAAGAAATAG
- a CDS encoding glycoside hydrolase family 3 N-terminal domain-containing protein has translation MMKKTILALALTSATLFSGYKEDTPVYKDARQPIEKRIEDLIARMTLEEKVMQLNQYTLGRNDNSNNMADPVKGIPAEIGSLIYFGSNADLRNTVQKKAMEQSRLGIPIIFGYDVIHGFRTIYPISLGQACSWNPVLVEKACGVAAQEARMSGIDWTFSPMIDVARDGRWGRVAEGYGEDTYTNAVFTVASVKGYQGKNLSGDKNVAACLKHYIGYGASEAGRDYVYSEISNQTLWDTYMLPYEEGVKAGAATLMSSFNDISGTPGSANHYTLTEVLKKRWKHDGFVVSDWGSIEQLRPQGVAANKKEAALKAFTAGVEMDMMNRSYDNYLGELVKEGKVSQDLLNDAVKRVLRVKFKLGLFDRPYALASTEKQRFYRPESLKIAEQLAEESIVLLKNKNKALPLNNISKIALIGPMAKSQGNLLGSWAAQGKPDNVISIYDALQAEYKGKAEVSYALGADFDGQDKKGFDEAIALASKSDVIVLCLGEKKEWSGENASRSTIALPQIQEELAMELKKLGKPIILVLSSGRPLELNRLEPLSDAILTVWQPGTPGGRPLSGVLSGRVNPSGKLAMTFPFSTGQIPIYYNHRQSARPQQGKYQDIQSTPLYEFAHGLSYTTFEYGELQVSSTQIKRNEKLTVEIPVKNTGDRDGIETVHWFIQDPVSSISRPVKELKYFEKQLLKRGETKTYKFEVDLQRDLSFVDGDGKRFLEAGDYNIIVKDKKIKIEIVD, from the coding sequence ATGATGAAAAAGACAATTTTAGCGCTGGCGCTTACTTCGGCTACGTTATTTTCGGGCTATAAAGAAGATACACCGGTTTATAAGGATGCCAGACAACCTATCGAGAAGCGAATAGAAGATTTGATTGCTCGGATGACCCTGGAAGAAAAAGTGATGCAGCTGAACCAGTACACCCTTGGCAGAAACGACAATAGCAACAATATGGCCGATCCGGTGAAGGGTATTCCGGCGGAAATTGGATCACTCATTTATTTTGGCAGCAATGCTGATTTACGGAACACCGTACAAAAGAAAGCCATGGAACAAAGCCGCCTGGGTATTCCGATTATTTTCGGTTACGACGTCATCCACGGCTTTCGGACCATTTACCCGATTTCTTTAGGTCAGGCTTGTTCCTGGAATCCGGTATTGGTCGAAAAAGCTTGTGGCGTAGCAGCGCAGGAAGCTCGGATGTCTGGTATAGACTGGACTTTTTCACCCATGATTGACGTAGCCAGAGATGGCCGTTGGGGCCGTGTTGCAGAAGGTTATGGCGAAGATACTTATACGAATGCCGTTTTTACTGTCGCTTCGGTCAAAGGTTACCAGGGTAAAAATTTGTCGGGCGATAAAAACGTTGCGGCTTGCCTGAAACATTATATTGGTTACGGCGCTTCGGAAGCTGGCCGCGATTATGTGTACTCAGAAATTTCTAATCAGACGCTTTGGGATACTTACATGTTGCCTTATGAAGAAGGCGTGAAGGCTGGTGCAGCAACTTTGATGAGTTCGTTCAACGATATCAGCGGAACGCCGGGTTCGGCTAACCATTATACCTTAACCGAAGTATTGAAAAAGCGCTGGAAACACGATGGTTTCGTAGTTTCGGATTGGGGTTCTATCGAGCAGCTTCGTCCGCAAGGCGTAGCCGCTAACAAAAAAGAGGCCGCTTTAAAGGCATTTACGGCAGGCGTAGAGATGGACATGATGAACAGAAGTTACGATAACTATTTAGGCGAGCTGGTTAAAGAAGGAAAAGTGTCTCAGGATTTATTGAATGATGCCGTAAAGCGTGTGCTGAGGGTGAAATTTAAATTGGGATTATTTGATCGCCCGTACGCACTAGCCAGTACCGAAAAACAAAGGTTTTATCGCCCCGAGAGCTTAAAAATTGCAGAACAATTGGCTGAAGAGTCGATTGTTTTGCTTAAAAATAAGAATAAAGCACTACCACTAAATAACATCTCAAAAATTGCATTGATCGGCCCTATGGCGAAAAGCCAGGGGAACTTATTAGGTTCCTGGGCTGCTCAAGGCAAACCCGACAATGTTATTAGTATTTATGACGCCTTGCAGGCAGAATATAAAGGCAAAGCCGAGGTTTCTTATGCTTTGGGCGCTGATTTTGATGGGCAGGACAAGAAAGGTTTTGACGAAGCAATAGCCTTAGCTTCAAAATCTGACGTAATTGTATTGTGTTTAGGTGAAAAGAAAGAATGGAGTGGAGAAAATGCTTCACGTTCAACCATCGCTTTACCACAAATACAGGAAGAATTGGCTATGGAACTTAAGAAATTGGGCAAGCCGATCATTCTGGTATTGTCCAGCGGTCGTCCGTTGGAGTTGAACAGACTGGAGCCCCTTAGCGATGCGATTTTAACCGTGTGGCAACCGGGAACACCCGGCGGTAGGCCATTATCGGGTGTGTTGTCTGGTCGTGTAAATCCTTCTGGCAAGCTGGCGATGACTTTCCCCTTTTCCACAGGTCAAATTCCAATTTATTACAACCACAGGCAGAGTGCCCGTCCGCAGCAAGGAAAGTATCAAGACATTCAAAGTACGCCATTATATGAATTTGCACACGGTTTGAGCTACACCACTTTTGAATACGGTGAGCTGCAAGTTTCATCAACCCAGATAAAACGCAACGAAAAATTAACGGTAGAAATTCCGGTTAAAAATACCGGAGATCGAGACGGTATCGAGACTGTACATTGGTTTATTCAAGATCCGGTTTCAAGCATTTCGCGTCCGGTTAAGGAGTTAAAGTATTTCGAAAAACAACTCTTGAAAAGGGGCGAAACGAAAACCTATAAATTCGAAGTGGATTTACAACGCGATCTGAGCTTTGTGGATGGAGATGGCAAGCGATTTTTAGAAGCTGGTGATTACAACATCATTGTTAAAGACAAGAAAATTAAAATAGAAATCGTAGATTAA
- a CDS encoding sugar-binding domain-containing protein, whose product MNPYKNLTILLLLLFLMQAYTLKAQTASIDLSGKWRFQTDVMDFRRGSLSPRYNHILPEEIQLPGITDDYKIGYKVPYQYIDRLTRKYEYMGPAWYQRDIEIPAAWKGKKIFVYFERTHWLSSIYVDTKEVSAIDYISVPHNHDLTNFVKPGKTHRITVCIDNRFQYKTHKWNHAHTEFTQINWNGILGEMKLVAIDPVYLEDLQVYPNIANRSVKVRLQINNETKKQFTGKASFTINGKNYNLKNEVAVVSKDSVTFVEANIPMGKTAKLWDEFNPNVYEITCQLNTSDGKINYQHEKATTFGLREVKQGKNHVVMNNRPLHLRGNVENAVFPKTGHVPVDDASWERIMLLMKDYGMNHLRFHSWCPPKAAFRMADKHGIYFEVEMPMWGKDAEPDENRYNFFRREIKAILKEYGNHPSFVLYCNGNEITGNFDFIEELTAEGIKLDPRHLYSGSTARTRVKSDQYYVSQQTNKGPVKVYEGLPNTNWDRSTESDVDVPVISHESGQRCVYPNFEEIKKYANSPVEARNFEVFRDMLQKNGMLDQANDFFRASGALTVLEYKAVIEALLRSSKSAGFQLLSINDFPGQGYAPVGILDPFWDSKGLVTPEQFRAFCAPTVALLRYEKSSFFNSETFSGKAEVYNYSNAALKNAKLKWWLTDESGKVLQKGNLKSQTIANDSVSPVGEFSIPLKGISVSQKLTVHLSVNDQIQNSWDIWVYPGHEKLMQSTDQVLYTTVYDDVAKKQLSAGKAVVLYPAPENVKGRKSMFHNHFWNPIMFAWAPMTIGNLVHNKQLMFNDFPTSYHTDWQWWDILNNAKVIEMQGAPEQLRPFIQVIDSYDNNQKLGIGFEAKVNGGKLLVLAVDTKMDMNKRPATQQLLYSIDNYVKSDKFSPQVSVEETFIQSFLTN is encoded by the coding sequence ATGAACCCTTATAAAAACCTGACTATATTACTGTTACTGCTTTTTTTGATGCAGGCTTACACACTAAAAGCGCAAACTGCATCCATAGATTTATCTGGTAAATGGAGATTTCAAACCGATGTAATGGATTTTCGCAGAGGATCTCTTTCTCCCCGGTATAACCACATTTTACCGGAAGAAATCCAGCTTCCAGGCATTACCGACGATTATAAAATTGGCTATAAAGTGCCATACCAATACATTGATCGCTTAACCAGAAAATACGAGTACATGGGGCCGGCCTGGTACCAACGCGACATCGAAATTCCTGCAGCCTGGAAAGGCAAGAAGATTTTCGTGTATTTTGAACGTACGCATTGGTTAAGTTCAATTTATGTTGATACTAAAGAGGTAAGTGCCATTGATTATATCAGTGTACCACACAACCACGATTTAACCAATTTCGTTAAACCAGGAAAAACCCATCGGATTACTGTTTGTATCGATAACAGATTTCAATACAAAACCCATAAATGGAACCATGCCCATACCGAATTTACCCAGATTAACTGGAACGGGATCTTGGGAGAAATGAAGCTGGTGGCAATTGATCCCGTATATTTGGAAGACCTTCAGGTATACCCCAACATTGCAAACCGCTCGGTAAAAGTACGCTTACAGATCAATAACGAAACCAAAAAGCAATTTACAGGCAAGGCTTCCTTCACTATAAATGGTAAAAATTACAACCTCAAAAATGAAGTTGCGGTAGTGAGCAAAGACTCGGTAACTTTTGTAGAAGCCAATATTCCAATGGGTAAAACTGCCAAACTTTGGGATGAGTTTAACCCGAATGTTTACGAGATTACCTGTCAGTTAAACACTTCTGATGGAAAAATAAACTATCAGCATGAAAAAGCGACCACTTTTGGATTACGCGAAGTAAAGCAAGGCAAAAATCATGTCGTGATGAACAACCGTCCGTTGCATTTGCGAGGCAATGTGGAGAATGCGGTTTTTCCAAAAACTGGTCATGTGCCGGTTGATGATGCTTCGTGGGAACGGATCATGTTATTAATGAAAGATTACGGAATGAACCACCTGCGTTTCCATTCGTGGTGCCCGCCAAAAGCGGCCTTTCGCATGGCGGATAAACATGGGATTTATTTTGAAGTGGAAATGCCAATGTGGGGTAAGGATGCCGAACCTGATGAAAACAGGTACAACTTCTTTCGCAGGGAAATTAAAGCAATTTTGAAAGAATATGGTAACCATCCGTCATTTGTTTTGTATTGCAACGGCAACGAAATCACAGGGAATTTCGATTTTATTGAAGAGTTGACAGCCGAAGGAATCAAGTTAGATCCCCGTCATTTATACAGTGGTTCTACCGCTCGCACCCGTGTAAAATCCGATCAGTATTATGTATCGCAGCAAACTAATAAAGGTCCGGTAAAAGTTTACGAAGGTTTACCGAATACAAACTGGGATAGGAGCACCGAGTCTGATGTTGATGTGCCGGTAATTTCTCACGAGTCTGGACAACGTTGTGTATATCCGAACTTTGAAGAGATCAAAAAATACGCGAATAGCCCGGTAGAAGCCCGAAATTTTGAAGTATTCAGAGATATGCTGCAGAAAAACGGCATGCTAGATCAGGCCAATGACTTCTTTCGTGCTTCCGGGGCATTAACGGTTTTAGAGTATAAAGCTGTAATTGAGGCATTGTTGCGTTCATCCAAATCTGCTGGTTTTCAGTTATTGTCTATTAACGATTTTCCCGGCCAAGGTTATGCGCCAGTCGGTATCTTAGATCCATTCTGGGATAGCAAAGGTTTAGTTACACCCGAACAGTTCAGAGCGTTTTGTGCGCCTACAGTGGCCTTATTGCGCTACGAAAAAAGTAGCTTTTTCAATTCAGAAACGTTTTCGGGTAAAGCAGAAGTTTATAATTATAGTAATGCCGCCTTAAAAAATGCAAAGTTAAAATGGTGGTTAACTGATGAGAGCGGCAAAGTATTGCAAAAAGGAAATCTGAAAAGCCAGACTATTGCAAATGATAGTGTTTCGCCGGTTGGCGAATTTTCGATCCCGTTAAAAGGCATCAGTGTTTCGCAAAAGCTAACGGTACATTTATCAGTTAACGATCAGATCCAAAACAGCTGGGACATTTGGGTTTATCCAGGCCATGAAAAGTTAATGCAGTCTACCGATCAGGTTTTGTACACTACTGTTTATGACGATGTGGCTAAAAAGCAATTATCAGCGGGTAAAGCGGTGGTGCTTTATCCTGCTCCCGAAAATGTAAAAGGACGTAAATCAATGTTCCATAACCATTTCTGGAATCCCATCATGTTCGCCTGGGCGCCTATGACTATTGGAAATTTAGTACACAATAAACAACTCATGTTTAACGACTTTCCCACCTCATACCATACCGACTGGCAATGGTGGGATATCCTAAACAACGCCAAAGTAATTGAAATGCAAGGTGCTCCGGAACAACTTCGCCCGTTTATCCAGGTGATTGATAGTTACGATAACAACCAGAAACTGGGTATCGGTTTTGAAGCTAAGGTAAACGGCGGAAAACTGTTGGTCTTGGCGGTAGATACGAAGATGGATATGAATAAACGTCCGGCTACACAGCAACTATTGTACAGTATAGATAATTATGTAAAAAGCGATAAATTTTCGCCGCAGGTTTCTGTGGAAGAAACTTTTATCCAATCATTTTTAACGAACTAA
- a CDS encoding glycoside hydrolase family 2 protein: MKPRTFYLALSLFLNLIFSHSMAQQTMTNVYGRNVQSLNGKWDAIIDLYDQGRKNKIFLNKKPETKIDFYEYSFDNGLRLNVPSDWNSQMPELKYYEGTIWYARHFDAAKEVDNRSFLYFGAVSYRCRIYLNGKEIGRHEGGFTPFQIEVTDAIKEKDNFLAVEVNNTRQVDAIPAMAFDWWNYGGITRDVFLVSTPKVFIEDYFIQLDKTKADKINASVELSEKVSQSVTIEIPELQLKQTVRTDANGEAKTSFASKKIKRWSPGSPTLYKVKVSSKSDRVEEQIGFRNVWVKGEDIYLNDEPVFLKSISFHEEIPQRKSRAFSEADAVMLLSEAKALGCNMIRLAHYPQNEYTVRLAEKMGFLLWEEIPIWQGIDFKNESTKEKAGKMMREMIMRDKNRVALTFWGVANETQPSAPRNAFIKSLIDITKSIDTTRLITAAFDLVRFNKDKQVFVMDDPFIKALDVVAINKYLGWYHPWPVTPDKATWDVAKGQPLIISEFGGEALYGKTGDADVASSWSEDYQATLYRKNLEMFKHIPNLRGTSPWVLFDFRSPFRFHPTNQEDWNRKGLVSDQGYRKKAWYLMKEYYDSK, encoded by the coding sequence ATGAAGCCGAGAACCTTTTATTTAGCATTGTCGCTCTTTTTAAATTTGATTTTTTCACATTCCATGGCACAGCAAACCATGACCAATGTTTATGGCAGAAATGTGCAATCTTTAAATGGGAAATGGGATGCGATTATTGATTTATACGACCAGGGGAGAAAAAACAAAATCTTCCTCAATAAAAAGCCTGAAACCAAAATTGATTTTTACGAATATTCTTTTGATAACGGACTTCGCTTAAATGTGCCCTCAGACTGGAACAGCCAAATGCCCGAACTTAAATACTACGAAGGCACCATTTGGTATGCTCGTCATTTTGATGCAGCAAAGGAAGTTGACAATCGTTCATTCCTTTATTTTGGAGCGGTAAGTTACCGTTGCAGAATTTATCTGAACGGTAAAGAAATTGGTCGGCATGAAGGAGGTTTTACGCCTTTTCAAATCGAGGTGACTGATGCTATAAAAGAAAAAGATAACTTTTTAGCGGTCGAAGTTAATAATACGCGTCAGGTTGATGCTATTCCGGCCATGGCTTTCGATTGGTGGAATTACGGTGGGATTACCCGTGATGTGTTTTTAGTAAGCACACCAAAAGTGTTCATTGAAGATTATTTCATCCAGCTGGATAAAACCAAAGCCGATAAAATTAATGCCAGCGTTGAACTTTCTGAAAAGGTTAGCCAATCGGTAACTATCGAAATTCCTGAACTTCAGTTAAAGCAAACAGTTAGAACAGATGCCAACGGCGAAGCGAAAACTTCGTTTGCATCGAAGAAAATAAAGCGGTGGTCGCCGGGCTCGCCTACTTTGTACAAGGTTAAAGTTTCCAGTAAGAGCGATCGGGTAGAAGAGCAAATCGGTTTCCGTAATGTTTGGGTCAAAGGAGAGGATATTTATCTGAATGATGAACCTGTTTTCTTAAAATCCATCTCCTTTCATGAAGAAATTCCGCAACGTAAAAGTCGTGCTTTTTCCGAAGCAGATGCGGTTATGTTGTTATCAGAAGCCAAAGCTTTAGGTTGTAATATGATCCGTTTGGCGCACTATCCACAGAACGAATATACCGTTAGGCTGGCCGAAAAAATGGGTTTTTTGCTATGGGAAGAAATTCCGATTTGGCAGGGGATCGACTTTAAAAACGAGTCGACCAAAGAAAAAGCTGGCAAAATGATGCGTGAGATGATCATGCGGGATAAAAATCGTGTTGCTTTAACGTTTTGGGGTGTAGCCAACGAAACGCAGCCGTCGGCACCTCGTAACGCTTTCATTAAATCACTAATTGACATTACCAAATCGATTGATACTACGAGATTGATTACTGCGGCTTTTGATTTGGTTCGTTTTAACAAGGACAAGCAGGTTTTTGTAATGGACGATCCTTTTATCAAAGCGTTGGATGTTGTAGCAATCAACAAATACCTGGGCTGGTACCATCCCTGGCCCGTTACGCCAGATAAAGCAACCTGGGATGTGGCTAAAGGGCAGCCATTAATAATTTCTGAATTTGGTGGTGAAGCACTTTACGGAAAAACCGGAGATGCAGATGTAGCGAGCTCATGGAGCGAAGATTACCAGGCAACCTTGTACAGAAAGAATTTAGAAATGTTTAAACATATCCCAAATCTAAGGGGCACTTCGCCATGGGTGCTTTTTGATTTCCGTTCACCATTCCGTTTTCATCCGACTAACCAGGAAGACTGGAACAGAAAAGGTTTGGTCTCTGACCAGGGCTACCGAAAGAAAGCCTGGTACTTAATGAAAGAATATTACGATAGTAAATAG